In a genomic window of Gloeomargarita sp. SRBZ-1_bins_9:
- the chlP gene encoding geranylgeranyl reductase — translation MRVAVVGGGPAGASAAEILAKAGIETYLFERKLDNCKPCGGAIPLCMVEEFDLPPEIIDRRVRQMKMISPSNVAVDIKLTNPHEYIGMCRREILDAFLRNRAARLGAHLIHGLVQDITLPQTSREPYLLHYNDFSNGSPTGVPKTLAVDVVIGADGANSRVAKAIDAGDYNCAIAFQERIRLPAEQMHYYEDRAEMYVGDDVSPDFYAWVFPKYDHVAVGTGTMQANKADIRKLQAGIRQRAAARLQGGELIKIEAHPIPEHPRPRRVVGRVALVGDAAGYVTKSSGEGIYFAAKSGRMCAETIVETSQGGKRLPTEQDLRQYLRRWDKTYGLTYLVLDLLQRVFYRSNAAREAFVEMCADPDVQRLTFASYLYKTVVPASPWVQLKLAVKTVGSLLRGHALAP, via the coding sequence GGGCGATTCCCCTGTGCATGGTAGAGGAGTTTGACCTGCCCCCCGAGATCATTGACCGGCGGGTGCGCCAGATGAAAATGATTTCCCCCTCCAACGTGGCGGTGGACATCAAGCTCACCAACCCCCACGAATACATTGGCATGTGCCGGCGGGAAATCCTGGATGCGTTTTTGCGCAATCGGGCCGCGCGCCTAGGCGCCCACCTCATCCACGGTCTGGTGCAGGACATCACCCTGCCGCAAACCAGCCGCGAACCCTACCTTTTGCACTACAACGACTTCAGCAACGGCAGCCCTACGGGAGTGCCCAAAACCCTGGCAGTGGATGTGGTGATCGGGGCGGATGGAGCCAACTCCCGAGTAGCCAAGGCCATTGACGCCGGTGACTACAACTGCGCCATCGCCTTCCAGGAGCGGATTCGCCTGCCCGCCGAACAGATGCACTACTACGAAGACCGGGCGGAGATGTACGTGGGGGACGATGTTTCCCCTGACTTTTACGCCTGGGTGTTTCCCAAATACGACCATGTGGCGGTGGGCACGGGCACGATGCAGGCCAATAAAGCCGACATCCGCAAGCTCCAGGCGGGGATTCGCCAGCGGGCGGCCGCGCGACTCCAGGGGGGGGAGTTGATCAAAATCGAAGCCCATCCCATCCCCGAACATCCCCGGCCCCGGCGGGTGGTCGGACGAGTGGCCCTGGTGGGGGATGCCGCCGGTTACGTGACCAAATCCTCGGGGGAAGGGATTTATTTCGCCGCCAAATCGGGCCGGATGTGCGCCGAAACCATCGTGGAAACCTCCCAGGGGGGTAAGCGGCTGCCTACGGAACAGGATTTACGTCAGTACCTGCGGCGCTGGGACAAAACCTACGGCCTGACCTACCTGGTGCTGGATTTGTTGCAACGGGTGTTTTACCGGTCGAACGCGGCCCGGGAAGCCTTTGTGGAAATGTGCGCTGACCCGGACGTGCAGCGGCTGACCTTCGCCAGCTACCTGTACAAAACCGTGGTACCCGCCTCCCCCTGGGTGCAACTGAAATTGGCGGTCAAGACCGTCGGCAGTCTGCTACGGGGGCATGCCCTCGCTCCCTAG
- the cobD gene encoding threonine-phosphate decarboxylase CobD encodes MQRPSHGGDRLWAATIAGCAPEAILDFSANLNPLGPPTWVLAFVRAHVDLLVAYPDPQYRELRRQLAAVHHLEPDWVWPGNGVAHLLTWVGRDLAALETVTLVTPAFGDHWRALQTFGAPVRPWRLPWEQPSVALPSRGDGLLLSNPHNPTGYLFTREQLLPLLENWSLVVVDESFMDFLPPGEDQSLVPVLDRCPNLVILRSLTKFYALAGLRLGYVLAHPNRLSRYREWDASWSVNGLAAALGGLLLQDRAFAQRTWDWLRQERPRLYQGLARLPGLTPYPSAANFLLVRSRHPVPALQERLLVRHRILIRDTLSYPELGADYFRVAVRHSAENQRLLAALGSEGMPP; translated from the coding sequence TTGCAGCGACCAAGCCACGGCGGGGACCGTCTCTGGGCAGCAACTATAGCCGGTTGTGCACCGGAAGCTATCCTGGATTTTTCGGCTAATCTCAATCCCCTGGGGCCGCCGACGTGGGTGCTGGCCTTTGTCCGGGCGCATGTTGATTTGCTGGTGGCCTACCCGGATCCCCAGTATCGGGAGCTGCGGCGGCAACTGGCGGCGGTGCACCACTTGGAACCGGATTGGGTCTGGCCGGGCAATGGGGTGGCCCATTTGCTCACTTGGGTGGGGCGGGACCTGGCGGCTCTGGAGACGGTGACCCTGGTAACGCCGGCGTTTGGGGACCACTGGCGGGCTTTACAGACCTTTGGAGCGCCGGTGCGCCCCTGGCGTTTACCCTGGGAACAACCGTCGGTGGCGTTACCCTCCAGGGGGGATGGGCTGCTGCTGAGTAACCCCCACAACCCGACGGGTTATTTGTTTACTAGGGAGCAATTGCTGCCGCTGCTGGAGAACTGGTCGCTGGTGGTGGTGGATGAGTCCTTTATGGATTTCCTGCCGCCGGGGGAGGACCAGAGTTTGGTTCCGGTGCTGGACCGTTGCCCTAACCTGGTGATCCTGCGTTCTTTAACCAAGTTCTATGCCTTGGCGGGGTTGCGGCTGGGGTATGTGCTGGCCCATCCGAACCGGCTGTCTCGCTATCGGGAGTGGGATGCCTCCTGGAGCGTCAATGGCCTGGCGGCAGCCTTGGGGGGGTTATTGCTCCAGGACCGCGCCTTTGCTCAGCGCACCTGGGATTGGTTGCGCCAGGAACGGCCCCGCCTGTACCAGGGATTGGCCCGTCTGCCGGGTTTAACGCCCTACCCCAGCGCCGCCAATTTTCTCCTGGTCCGCAGCCGCCATCCGGTGCCGGCGTTGCAGGAGCGTTTGTTGGTCCGCCACCGGATACTCATCCGGGACACCCTGAGTTATCCAGAACTGGGGGCCGATTATTTCCGGGTGGCGGTGCGCCATTCGGCAGAAAACCAGCGGTTGCTGGCGGCTCTAGGGAGCGAGGGCATGCCCCCGTAG
- a CDS encoding HU family DNA-binding protein codes for MNKGELVEVVAQHADLPKKVVDSVITEVFNTIIETVSAGEKVTLVGFGSFEARKRQAREGRNPRTGEPMKIPATQVPAFSAGKLFKERVAS; via the coding sequence ATGAACAAGGGTGAATTGGTGGAAGTGGTAGCCCAGCATGCCGACTTGCCGAAAAAGGTGGTGGATAGTGTCATTACTGAGGTTTTCAACACCATCATCGAGACGGTTTCGGCGGGGGAAAAAGTGACGTTGGTGGGGTTTGGGTCGTTTGAGGCCCGCAAGCGCCAGGCACGGGAGGGGCGCAATCCCCGCACGGGTGAACCGATGAAGATTCCGGCGACACAAGTACCGGCGTTTTCGGCAGGGAAGTTGTTTAAGGAGCGGGTGGCGTCCTAG
- a CDS encoding DEAD/DEAH box helicase — translation MGDSWTPDPGDLFPFPLDAFQRQAMQALAEGRSVVVCAPTGSGKTVVAEYAIHRALYYNKRIFYTTPLKALSNQKFRDFRQQFGAEVVGLLTGDVSINRDAPIVVMTTEIFRNMLYGTPIGEVGTSLADLQAVVLDECHYMNDPQRGTVWEETIIYCPPSVQLVALSATVANSQELTEWIQRVHGPTELVYSDFRPVPLQFFFGNQKGFFPLLNDSKTGPHPQLKLRRPTGDRQGIPDVATVVKTLRDGDMLPAIYFIFSRRGCDQAVQAVQDLDLLTPEESARVRQQVEEFLARNPELYQPGAMLEALYRGIAAHHAGVLPPWKALIETLFQQGLIRVVFATETLAAGINMPARTTVISSLSKRTDRGHRLLFPSEFLQMAGRAGRRGMDQQGYVVILQTPFEGAKEAVRYALADPDPLESKFTPSYGMVLNLLQMHTLEETKELVQRSFGQFLSLRTLQPLQEKLAQLRAQRERLAQELAGVDMAQVMAYDKLRQRHKEARRLLKTLEEQARQTRQKQLSLAVNFAIVGTVLILEGKHIPHPLPAVLVTRVSGGGQFPYLVCLGRDNRWYVATTHDVIDLHAELPRISAVDYLMPPVDLLPKPGQHRQGNEHTALIAQQIPDLLPVDMAPEVVAQRQEVERLEQLLAEHPGRQVTKSGALVHKQYQLDKLDQQIQQLERELQQKSQRHWQDFLSLMDMLRECECLDASLFPTSLGQTVAALRGDNELWLGLALRSGALDNLSPSHLAAAVAALVMETPRSDSWTNYPLPEPVSAVLNQLRPLRRRLFQLQRRYQIGFPLWLEPDLAPLVERWAAGVSWLDLGQHTNLDGGDIVRLIRRTMDVLSQIPHVPHLSPELQTNACLAWEAMNRFPVDEGWED, via the coding sequence ATGGGCGATAGCTGGACCCCAGACCCGGGGGACCTTTTTCCTTTTCCCCTAGATGCCTTTCAACGCCAGGCGATGCAGGCTCTGGCAGAAGGGCGGTCGGTGGTGGTATGCGCGCCCACAGGGTCGGGGAAAACGGTGGTGGCGGAATATGCCATTCACCGCGCTTTGTACTACAATAAAAGGATTTTTTACACTACGCCCCTGAAGGCCCTCTCCAACCAAAAGTTTCGGGATTTCCGGCAGCAGTTTGGCGCGGAGGTGGTGGGCCTACTGACGGGGGATGTGTCCATCAACCGGGATGCCCCCATCGTGGTCATGACCACCGAGATCTTCCGCAATATGCTCTACGGCACCCCCATTGGCGAGGTGGGTACCTCCCTGGCGGATCTGCAGGCGGTGGTGCTAGACGAATGCCACTACATGAACGACCCGCAGCGGGGTACGGTGTGGGAGGAGACGATTATTTATTGCCCGCCGTCGGTGCAATTGGTGGCCCTGTCGGCAACGGTGGCCAATAGCCAGGAATTGACCGAGTGGATTCAACGGGTGCATGGGCCGACGGAGTTGGTTTATTCGGATTTCCGTCCGGTGCCGTTGCAGTTTTTTTTCGGCAACCAAAAGGGCTTTTTCCCCCTGTTGAATGACAGCAAAACGGGACCTCACCCCCAACTGAAACTGCGCCGCCCCACTGGGGACCGCCAAGGGATTCCTGACGTTGCCACGGTGGTGAAAACCCTGCGGGATGGGGATATGCTGCCGGCGATTTATTTCATCTTCAGTCGGCGGGGGTGCGACCAGGCGGTGCAGGCGGTGCAGGACTTGGATTTGCTGACCCCTGAGGAGTCGGCACGGGTGCGGCAACAGGTGGAGGAGTTTTTGGCCCGCAACCCGGAGCTGTATCAGCCCGGCGCCATGCTAGAGGCCCTGTACCGGGGAATTGCCGCCCACCACGCCGGGGTGTTGCCCCCTTGGAAGGCCTTGATCGAAACCCTATTCCAGCAGGGGTTAATCCGGGTGGTGTTTGCCACGGAAACTTTGGCGGCGGGCATCAACATGCCGGCGCGCACCACGGTCATTTCCAGTCTTTCTAAGCGCACGGACCGGGGCCATCGGCTGCTGTTTCCGTCGGAATTTCTCCAGATGGCGGGCCGGGCGGGCCGGCGGGGGATGGACCAGCAGGGCTATGTGGTCATCCTGCAAACGCCCTTTGAGGGGGCTAAAGAGGCAGTGCGATATGCCCTGGCCGACCCGGACCCCCTAGAAAGCAAGTTCACCCCCAGCTACGGCATGGTGCTCAACCTGCTGCAAATGCACACCCTAGAGGAGACCAAAGAACTGGTGCAGCGGAGTTTTGGGCAGTTTTTGTCCCTGCGGACGTTGCAGCCTTTGCAGGAGAAACTGGCCCAACTGCGGGCGCAGCGGGAACGTCTGGCCCAGGAACTGGCGGGGGTGGACATGGCCCAGGTGATGGCCTACGACAAGTTACGCCAGCGCCACAAGGAGGCCCGCCGGTTGTTGAAGACCTTGGAGGAGCAGGCGCGGCAAACGCGGCAAAAACAGCTCTCCCTGGCGGTGAATTTCGCCATTGTGGGCACGGTGTTGATTCTCGAGGGCAAGCACATTCCCCACCCCCTGCCAGCGGTGTTGGTAACCCGCGTTAGCGGCGGCGGTCAGTTTCCCTACCTGGTGTGCCTGGGGCGCGATAACCGCTGGTACGTGGCCACCACCCACGATGTGATTGACCTGCATGCGGAATTGCCCCGCATCAGCGCGGTGGACTACTTGATGCCGCCAGTGGATTTGCTCCCCAAACCAGGCCAGCATCGCCAGGGCAATGAACACACGGCTCTGATTGCCCAGCAGATTCCTGACCTGTTGCCGGTGGATATGGCGCCGGAGGTGGTGGCCCAACGCCAGGAGGTGGAGCGGCTGGAGCAATTACTGGCGGAGCACCCGGGACGACAGGTGACCAAGTCCGGGGCGCTGGTGCACAAGCAGTATCAACTGGACAAACTGGACCAGCAGATTCAGCAACTGGAGCGGGAGCTGCAACAGAAATCCCAGCGCCACTGGCAGGACTTTTTAAGCCTGATGGACATGTTGCGGGAATGTGAATGCCTGGATGCGTCGTTGTTCCCGACGTCGTTGGGGCAAACGGTGGCAGCGCTGCGGGGGGACAACGAACTGTGGCTGGGACTGGCTCTGCGCAGTGGGGCGTTGGATAACTTGAGTCCTTCGCATCTGGCGGCGGCGGTGGCGGCTTTGGTCATGGAAACGCCCCGTTCCGATAGCTGGACGAATTACCCGTTGCCCGAGCCGGTGAGTGCGGTGTTGAACCAGTTGCGACCCCTGCGGCGGCGGCTGTTCCAACTGCAACGGCGCTATCAGATTGGGTTTCCTTTGTGGCTGGAGCCGGATTTGGCCCCGCTGGTGGAGCGCTGGGCGGCGGGGGTGTCCTGGCTGGATCTGGGTCAACACACTAACTTGGATGGGGGGGACATCGTGCGCCTGATTCGCCGGACAATGGATGTGCTGTCCCAGATTCCCCATGTACCCCACCTGTCACCAGAACTCCAGACCAATGCCTGCCTGGCTTGGGAGGCTATGAACCGCTTCCCGGTGGATGAAGGGTGGGAGGACTAA
- the hemJ gene encoding protoporphyrinogen oxidase HemJ, with product MVYSWFKALHIIGVVVWFAGLFYLVRLFIYHVEAQAQPEPARSILTTQYNLMEKRLYNIITTPGMALTVTMAVGLLVLEQSWLREWWLHWKLSLVVLLLAYHIYCGRLLRQLAQGTCRWTSGQLRAFNEAPTVLLFVIVLLAVFKNDFPVGLTTWAVVGLVLAMAVAIQLYARYRRLKTTPAGAVGSKSPADPTESPAGS from the coding sequence ATGGTCTATTCCTGGTTCAAAGCGCTGCATATTATCGGGGTGGTGGTCTGGTTTGCCGGTCTGTTTTACCTGGTGCGCCTGTTTATCTACCACGTGGAAGCCCAGGCCCAACCGGAACCGGCCCGTAGCATCCTGACCACCCAGTACAATCTGATGGAAAAGCGTCTATACAACATTATCACAACTCCCGGCATGGCGCTCACGGTGACCATGGCGGTGGGATTGCTGGTGCTAGAACAGTCCTGGTTACGGGAGTGGTGGCTGCACTGGAAGTTGAGCCTGGTGGTCCTGTTGCTGGCCTATCACATTTACTGCGGGCGGTTGTTGCGGCAGTTGGCCCAGGGAACCTGTCGCTGGACCAGTGGTCAATTGCGGGCCTTTAACGAAGCTCCCACCGTTTTGTTGTTCGTCATTGTCCTACTGGCGGTCTTCAAAAACGACTTTCCGGTGGGGCTGACGACCTGGGCCGTGGTGGGACTGGTATTGGCCATGGCCGTCGCCATTCAGCTCTATGCCCGTTACCGGCGCCTGAAAACTACCCCCGCTGGAGCAGTAGGGTCAAAATCCCCTGCTGACCCAACAGAATCTCCCGCAGGAAGCTGA
- a CDS encoding YggT family protein: MGDLRLWTTWVLGPLLAFYTLAFVLRIVLSWYPQVNLRRFPLLLLYLPTEPFLAPTRRLVPPLGGVDITPVIWVGIVSFLREILLGQQGILTLLLQRG; encoded by the coding sequence ATGGGTGATTTGCGGTTGTGGACGACCTGGGTGCTGGGGCCGCTGCTGGCTTTCTATACCCTGGCGTTTGTGCTGCGGATTGTTTTGAGCTGGTACCCTCAGGTGAACCTGCGCCGGTTCCCGCTGCTGTTGTTGTATCTGCCAACGGAACCCTTTCTGGCCCCGACGCGCCGGTTGGTGCCGCCGTTGGGGGGGGTGGACATCACGCCGGTGATTTGGGTGGGGATCGTCAGCTTCCTGCGGGAGATTCTGTTGGGTCAGCAGGGGATTTTGACCCTACTGCTCCAGCGGGGGTAG
- a CDS encoding diacylglycerol kinase family protein — MPLSVVSRSPRLASGRSSLWQSFRYAGQGLWYAGRSQRNFRIHLVIGGIALVWAAWVQLNLTQTAIIVLTIGLVLALELVNTALEAVVDLTVGQTYHELARIAKDCAAAAVLVTALAALGVAGLLLVPPLL; from the coding sequence ATGCCGTTATCGGTTGTGAGTCGCTCTCCGCGTTTGGCCTCTGGGCGCAGTAGTTTGTGGCAGAGTTTTCGCTATGCGGGGCAGGGCCTGTGGTACGCCGGTCGGAGTCAACGCAACTTTCGCATTCACCTGGTCATTGGCGGTATTGCTTTGGTGTGGGCCGCCTGGGTACAGCTCAACCTGACCCAAACCGCCATCATTGTCCTAACCATTGGCCTGGTGCTGGCCCTGGAACTGGTGAACACGGCCCTAGAGGCGGTCGTAGATCTGACCGTAGGGCAGACCTATCACGAATTGGCCCGCATTGCCAAAGATTGTGCGGCGGCTGCAGTTCTGGTCACTGCTTTGGCGGCGCTAGGCGTGGCGGGGTTGTTGCTGGTGCCTCCTTTGCTCTAG
- a CDS encoding YqeG family HAD IIIA-type phosphatase — translation MASSVAMPWQDLLRPCLVHTGPITGLDVEILRAQGIRGTVLDVDDTLVPTHEEQLAPAVVAWVDQLKTLGPVWLVSNNLCTRRIQAIADQLACPYIAGAAKPSRRKLRQALQQMQLPPTQTALIGDRRLTDILAGNRLGMYTVWVQPIAPPPWPALRNFEDWLIDRLL, via the coding sequence TTGGCTTCTAGTGTAGCAATGCCCTGGCAAGACCTCCTGCGGCCCTGTCTGGTACACACTGGCCCCATTACAGGGTTGGATGTGGAGATACTGCGCGCCCAGGGCATTCGTGGCACGGTGCTGGATGTGGATGACACCCTGGTGCCCACCCATGAGGAACAACTGGCGCCGGCCGTGGTTGCCTGGGTGGACCAGCTCAAAACCCTAGGGCCGGTCTGGCTGGTGAGCAACAATCTCTGCACTCGGCGGATTCAAGCCATTGCGGACCAATTGGCCTGTCCCTACATTGCCGGTGCGGCCAAACCCTCCCGCCGTAAACTCCGCCAAGCCCTGCAGCAGATGCAGTTGCCCCCGACTCAAACCGCCCTCATCGGCGACCGGCGTCTCACCGACATCCTGGCCGGCAATCGCCTGGGGATGTACACCGTTTGGGTCCAGCCCATTGCCCCACCCCCCTGGCCGGCCCTGCGCAATTTCGAGGATTGGTTGATCGACCGGCTGTTGTAA